The following proteins come from a genomic window of Vanessa tameamea isolate UH-Manoa-2023 chromosome 6, ilVanTame1 primary haplotype, whole genome shotgun sequence:
- the LOC113393297 gene encoding piercer of microtubule wall 1 protein isoform X1 — protein sequence MSQEAQPKNVSNRDVQPGFCSATCTDRASLQQEINKSELMTSDLFHTCNLPKRFEHPHWFNGYGCQVSKQHPFYRTSASEYGWYPPGYYSVPSVFFPAGQTFTNRLAAAGMYRNYSLNTGMDPVAYR from the exons ATGAGTCAAGAAGCGCAACCTAAAAATGTATCCAACCGAGATGTTCAGCCTGGTTTCTGTTCTGCAACTTGCACCGATAGGGCAAGTCTTCAACAGGAAATAAATAAGTCTGAACTAATGACATCGGATCTGTTTCACACTTGTAACCTGCCGAAGAGATTTGAGCATCCTC ATTGGTTCAACGGATATGGATGTCAAGTTAGTAAGCAGCATCCATTTTACAGAACGTCAGCGAGCGAATACGGATGGTATCCGCCtg GATACTACTCGGTGCCTTCTGTGTTCTTTCCCGCCGGTCAAACCTTCACTAACCGTCTCGCAGCCGCAGGCATGTATCGCAACTACAGCCTTAACACTGGCATGGATCCCGTTGCCTACCGTTAA
- the LOC113393297 gene encoding piercer of microtubule wall 1 protein isoform X2 → MSQEAQPKNVSNRDVQPGFCSATCTDRASLQQEINKSELMTSDLFHTCNLPKRFEHPHWFNGYGCQVSKQHPFYRTSASEYGWYPPGWHSVPSVYFPKNQEFSNFLAGAGMYRNYSLNTSKDPSQLN, encoded by the exons ATGAGTCAAGAAGCGCAACCTAAAAATGTATCCAACCGAGATGTTCAGCCTGGTTTCTGTTCTGCAACTTGCACCGATAGGGCAAGTCTTCAACAGGAAATAAATAAGTCTGAACTAATGACATCGGATCTGTTTCACACTTGTAACCTGCCGAAGAGATTTGAGCATCCTC ATTGGTTCAACGGATATGGATGTCAAGTTAGTAAGCAGCATCCATTTTACAGAACGTCAGCGAGCGAATACGGATGGTATCCGCCtg GCTGGCACTCGGTTCCCTCAGTGTATTTTCCAAAAAACCAAGAATTTTCTAATTTTCTGGCGGGTGCAGGCATGTACCGCAACTATTCACTCAACACATCGAAGGATCCGTCGCAGttgaattaa